One Sporomusaceae bacterium ACPt DNA window includes the following coding sequences:
- the cooS1_1 gene encoding Carbon monoxide dehydrogenase 1 has translation MATLIKSEDTTSRGDVESVPNKGDASSTNNPDEHFDIHKNAKKYYDIEKVSGPMTEVHKWQREHIKVHDQGKEGFPLNVIIDPAMREMYQHVHAQGLTNVFDRFEQQEKIRCHFCSSGLSCQLCANGPCRISPKAPRGNCGVDAHVMVARNFVYRHVTIGTAANIFHAQQAARTLKAAAQNPDSGLKIRDKEKLFKYAEMAGLNSREDANKVAVNFANWVLEDMGKPYWEESAMVKAFAPPKRQELWRKMNLLPGGGFSEVGFAQTKCMTNLNADPVDFLLTSVRLGVINEYQGLFALDILQEILMGTQKIRTARQNMGLLKKDMVNIITNGHMPLMAHVVVELASTPEWQEKAKKAGASGLQVLGHVCEGQQLLNYKETGEMSAYAGQEGEWLSEEYLLATGAVDLFMFDYNCTIPTLPLYAARFGTTMVSTHEVIRMPGTETVEFKPEEMKKQAEKILDMAIAAFAKRKAENREVYIPPHVSEGCMIGFSTESVKQVLGGSWKPLIDAIAAGKVRGIATVVGCTTARYGQGGSNIFRIAKGLIEKDILVLSGGCTSSVMEYTGLTNLQVAEECGPGLKEVCKALGIPPVLSYGACVDIGKMTQTAKEIADALDVDTNKLPLVIGAPEYLEQKAVADACTAIALGWLVHVAPVPSVTGSDVVVKTLTETTETLGLGKLTVETSADKTVQIYVDHIEKKRKELGLN, from the coding sequence ATGGCTACATTAATCAAAAGCGAGGATACCACTAGTCGCGGTGATGTTGAATCAGTTCCTAATAAAGGTGATGCCAGCAGTACTAATAATCCGGACGAGCATTTTGACATCCATAAAAACGCCAAGAAATATTATGACATTGAAAAGGTTTCCGGTCCCATGACTGAAGTGCACAAATGGCAGCGCGAGCACATAAAAGTTCACGACCAGGGCAAAGAAGGCTTTCCGTTAAATGTAATTATTGACCCGGCTATGCGGGAAATGTACCAACATGTACACGCCCAGGGCTTAACCAACGTTTTTGACCGGTTTGAACAACAGGAAAAAATCCGGTGTCACTTCTGCTCATCCGGCCTTTCCTGTCAACTGTGCGCCAACGGCCCTTGCCGTATCAGCCCCAAAGCGCCGCGTGGCAATTGCGGTGTTGACGCCCATGTCATGGTAGCCAGAAACTTTGTCTATCGCCATGTTACCATTGGTACGGCGGCTAATATTTTCCACGCTCAACAGGCGGCCCGTACCTTGAAAGCCGCTGCCCAAAATCCTGACAGCGGTCTCAAGATCCGTGATAAGGAAAAACTGTTTAAGTATGCCGAGATGGCTGGGTTAAACAGCCGTGAGGATGCTAATAAGGTGGCTGTCAACTTTGCTAACTGGGTGCTGGAAGACATGGGCAAACCCTATTGGGAAGAGTCGGCTATGGTTAAAGCCTTTGCGCCGCCCAAACGCCAGGAGCTGTGGCGGAAAATGAACCTATTGCCCGGCGGCGGTTTTAGCGAAGTCGGTTTTGCCCAAACCAAGTGCATGACCAACCTCAATGCTGACCCTGTCGACTTTCTGCTGACATCTGTCCGGCTGGGCGTAATTAACGAATATCAAGGTCTATTTGCCCTCGACATTTTGCAGGAAATCCTTATGGGCACCCAAAAAATCCGTACGGCCAGGCAGAATATGGGCTTACTTAAAAAAGATATGGTTAATATTATTACCAATGGTCATATGCCGCTCATGGCCCATGTTGTAGTTGAATTGGCATCTACGCCTGAATGGCAGGAAAAAGCTAAGAAAGCCGGGGCGAGCGGCCTGCAGGTGCTGGGCCATGTGTGCGAGGGACAGCAACTGTTAAATTACAAAGAGACCGGGGAAATGAGCGCCTATGCCGGTCAGGAAGGCGAGTGGCTGTCGGAAGAATATCTCTTGGCTACCGGTGCTGTTGATCTCTTTATGTTTGACTATAACTGCACCATTCCCACTCTGCCCTTGTATGCCGCGCGGTTTGGAACAACTATGGTAAGCACCCATGAAGTAATCCGGATGCCTGGTACTGAAACTGTTGAATTTAAGCCGGAAGAAATGAAAAAACAGGCGGAAAAAATTCTCGACATGGCGATCGCGGCCTTTGCCAAACGCAAAGCTGAAAACCGCGAAGTATATATTCCGCCTCATGTGTCTGAAGGTTGTATGATCGGGTTTAGTACCGAATCAGTCAAACAAGTTTTGGGTGGTTCGTGGAAACCGCTGATTGACGCCATTGCCGCCGGCAAAGTCCGCGGTATTGCCACTGTAGTCGGCTGCACTACTGCCCGCTATGGTCAGGGAGGCAGCAATATCTTCCGCATTGCCAAAGGCCTGATTGAAAAGGATATTCTGGTATTGTCAGGTGGCTGCACATCGTCGGTTATGGAGTATACCGGGTTGACAAATCTACAGGTTGCCGAAGAATGCGGTCCCGGGCTCAAAGAAGTTTGCAAGGCCCTTGGCATTCCGCCGGTCTTGTCTTACGGTGCATGTGTCGACATCGGCAAAATGACTCAGACTGCCAAGGAAATCGCCGATGCCCTGGATGTTGACACCAACAAACTGCCGCTGGTTATCGGTGCGCCCGAATACCTTGAACAAAAAGCCGTGGCTGATGCTTGCACCGCGATTGCCTTAGGCTGGCTGGTGCATGTTGCGCCTGTACCCTCGGTAACCGGCAGTGATGTTGTTGTTAAGACATTGACCGAAACTACCGAGACTCTGGGTTTAGGTAAACTTACCGTTGAGACCAGTGCTGACAAGACGGTTCAAATCTATGTTGACCATATTGAGAAAAAACGTAAAGAATTAGGCTTGAACTAA
- the yfmS_3 gene encoding Putative sensory transducer protein YfmS, which produces MQSQEQKTNINTVLEAFSLLAPYLQELFEDDVTLSVTDKERYLKIIHSPGIRVNVKDGDTLPDGSASNKAIMQGKTISMIIPKEVVGIDVRSIDVPVKDETGSIIGTIGIAKSLNRQREVYNLANNLSASLRQITDGIGQVAAGVNDLVSSNKELLQFTDEAKNDTKNTDEVITFIKNVAGQTNLLGLNAAIEAARAGELGRGFGVVAEEIRKLSNSSNESISQINAILQRIQTQVTRIAQGINKANSVIEEQATAIQEITASIEELNATANTLEDLADKL; this is translated from the coding sequence ATGCAGTCCCAAGAACAAAAAACTAACATAAATACTGTTTTAGAGGCGTTTAGCCTGCTAGCGCCGTATTTGCAGGAATTATTTGAAGATGATGTTACGTTGTCGGTAACTGACAAGGAAAGATATTTAAAGATAATACATAGTCCCGGTATCCGGGTAAACGTCAAGGATGGTGATACTCTGCCGGACGGCTCGGCTTCCAATAAGGCCATTATGCAGGGTAAAACCATCTCTATGATTATTCCTAAAGAAGTAGTGGGTATAGATGTTAGGTCCATAGATGTTCCTGTTAAAGACGAGACAGGGAGTATTATTGGTACCATCGGTATTGCCAAGAGTCTTAACCGGCAGCGTGAAGTCTATAACTTGGCCAATAATCTGTCAGCCTCATTGCGGCAGATAACTGACGGTATCGGTCAGGTGGCTGCCGGTGTTAATGATTTGGTGAGCTCTAACAAAGAATTACTTCAGTTTACTGACGAGGCCAAAAACGATACCAAAAATACTGATGAAGTTATAACCTTTATTAAAAATGTGGCCGGTCAAACCAACCTGCTCGGATTGAATGCTGCTATCGAGGCGGCCCGTGCCGGGGAATTGGGACGTGGCTTTGGCGTAGTGGCTGAAGAAATTAGAAAGCTGTCAAATTCCAGCAATGAGAGTATCAGTCAGATCAATGCTATTTTGCAGCGCATTCAAACCCAGGTTACCCGCATTGCTCAGGGAATTAATAAAGCTAATTCTGTCATCGAGGAACAAGCGACAGCCATCCAGGAGATAACAGCGTCCATCGAGGAACTTAACGCAACTGCCAATACTCTCGAGGATCTGGCGGATAAACTGTAA
- the fbiB gene encoding Bifunctional F420 biosynthesis protein FbiB, whose product MDFDFIYKRHSVRQFKDDPVPEQVIRDLVKAATYAPSGKNQQNWHFVVVTDKNKIAEIARIVETKNAKLSTYLTDEAKIKAFKGSVGYHTVFKAAPCLVLVYAGPYDTIADMLLEAGIMPPDEAIKYAKPNPGIQNIAAALENLQLAAASLGYGTCWMTGPTYAAQEISEYLGFNKQGYYLAAMTPLGVPATDKLSSPPRKPVDDVLTFI is encoded by the coding sequence ATGGATTTTGATTTTATTTATAAGCGCCACAGTGTCCGCCAATTCAAAGATGATCCTGTGCCGGAACAGGTTATTAGAGACCTTGTCAAAGCGGCAACTTATGCCCCCTCAGGAAAAAATCAGCAAAACTGGCATTTTGTCGTAGTAACTGATAAGAATAAGATTGCTGAAATTGCCCGTATTGTGGAAACAAAAAATGCCAAGCTGAGCACTTATCTGACTGATGAGGCCAAAATCAAGGCATTTAAGGGGTCGGTTGGCTACCATACCGTTTTTAAAGCCGCTCCTTGTCTTGTACTTGTTTACGCCGGGCCTTATGACACAATCGCTGACATGCTGCTGGAAGCTGGTATTATGCCGCCCGATGAGGCTATTAAATATGCCAAACCCAATCCCGGTATTCAGAATATCGCCGCTGCTTTGGAGAATCTGCAATTGGCGGCTGCCAGCCTGGGTTACGGTACCTGCTGGATGACAGGACCGACATACGCGGCTCAAGAAATTTCCGAATACCTTGGCTTTAATAAACAAGGCTATTATTTGGCTGCCATGACGCCGCTTGGCGTTCCTGCAACTGACAAGTTATCATCGCCGCCGCGTAAACCGGTGGACGATGTGCTGACTTTTATATGA
- the yrdA gene encoding Protein YrdA: MKFEGIEPTRDAKTFVADGAKVIGKVTMKEFSSIWFNSVARGDVNRIEIGRYSNIQDNSVLHVADDCPTIIGDFVTVGHNCIVHGATIEDNCLIGMGAIILNKAVVGRGSIIAAGALVREGQIIPPHSLVVGIPGKVIKQIPEDWESIHAQAVKYKSLWTERYALLPDADGERYHGEKIV, from the coding sequence ATGAAATTTGAAGGCATTGAACCTACTAGAGACGCCAAAACTTTCGTCGCCGACGGAGCAAAAGTTATCGGCAAAGTAACCATGAAAGAGTTCAGCAGCATATGGTTTAATTCAGTTGCCCGAGGTGATGTTAACAGAATTGAGATTGGACGTTACTCCAATATTCAGGATAACAGCGTCCTTCATGTTGCCGATGACTGTCCGACCATTATCGGCGACTTCGTTACAGTCGGTCACAACTGCATTGTCCATGGCGCCACCATTGAGGATAATTGCCTGATCGGCATGGGAGCCATCATTTTAAACAAGGCGGTAGTGGGCCGTGGAAGTATCATCGCTGCCGGCGCGCTTGTAAGAGAAGGACAGATTATCCCTCCTCACTCGCTCGTTGTCGGCATTCCCGGAAAGGTCATCAAACAAATTCCTGAAGACTGGGAGAGTATTCACGCTCAGGCAGTAAAGTATAAATCCCTCTGGACCGAACGCTATGCTCTGCTGCCTGATGCTGACGGCGAACGCTATCACGGCGAAAAAATTGTATAA
- the sdhE_1 gene encoding 8-methylmenaquinol:fumarate reductase membrane anchor subunit → MRYAFFPGCVLEGAAKENYIATTAVAKALGIELVEIPGWTCCGASHVQDVNDLAATAINARNIALAEQMGLPLLTVCNTCTLMLRKAKTKLDNGQKDQVNGILAKAGIKYEGTSEITHLLWVLIRDYGLNKLQGLIKRPLIGLKVAGYYGCHILRPPAVMDFEDHANPQSLENLIRAIGAKPVDFAAKLKCCGFHATYTAEPDVIRITGETNQSAAEAGADCIVTPCPLCQMSLDMNQTEGQTAVGCKQEMPVLHLAQLVGLALGLSPEELGINMLIAGRELIKARIS, encoded by the coding sequence ATGAGATATGCCTTTTTTCCCGGCTGTGTTCTAGAGGGAGCTGCCAAAGAAAACTATATTGCTACAACGGCGGTTGCTAAAGCACTGGGTATCGAACTGGTTGAGATTCCCGGCTGGACCTGCTGCGGTGCTTCTCACGTGCAGGACGTAAACGACTTGGCGGCAACGGCCATTAATGCCCGTAATATCGCCCTTGCCGAACAAATGGGCCTGCCGCTCCTTACCGTCTGTAATACCTGTACCCTGATGCTGCGCAAGGCCAAAACCAAGCTCGACAATGGCCAGAAGGATCAAGTAAACGGTATTCTTGCCAAAGCCGGCATTAAGTACGAAGGTACTAGCGAAATTACTCATTTATTATGGGTTCTCATCCGTGACTACGGCCTAAACAAATTACAAGGGCTGATTAAACGTCCATTAATAGGGCTCAAAGTTGCCGGCTACTATGGTTGCCATATCCTTCGTCCTCCTGCAGTAATGGATTTTGAAGATCACGCTAATCCGCAGTCGCTGGAAAACCTCATTCGCGCCATTGGCGCTAAACCTGTTGATTTTGCCGCAAAACTCAAGTGCTGCGGCTTCCATGCCACCTATACTGCCGAACCGGACGTTATCCGCATCACCGGCGAAACAAACCAAAGCGCCGCTGAAGCCGGCGCCGATTGCATCGTCACCCCATGCCCCCTCTGCCAAATGTCGCTGGACATGAATCAAACTGAAGGGCAAACAGCAGTGGGCTGCAAACAAGAGATGCCGGTGCTGCATTTGGCCCAGTTAGTTGGTCTGGCTCTTGGTTTGTCCCCGGAAGAACTAGGTATTAATATGCTCATTGCCGGCAGGGAGCTCATTAAAGCAAGAATCTCATAA
- the sdhB_1 gene encoding 8-methylmenaquinol:fumarate reductase iron-sulfur subunit, with protein MRKITYKIERFDGVNNFVQEYSFPYQPGKTILWGLITIKDSLDPTLAFTAACRSAVCGACAVRVNGQAVLACETPLDAILERFGDTLTIAPIQNFKVIRDLVVDWEPQAARLAEAKTWLQPRDEFDARKGCRQTAADFKKINTQAACILCGSCASECSKLSANDQDFLEPFTYSKVWKFVADTRDKSAAERIQAIQDKGLWKCMHCAECITKCPKGLAPGEDIARLRQLSIKMGYTGNPGARHALSFVKDIEDTGRLNEAKLQVRTIGLISSIAKFPMALRLLRRGKLNPFHFPGKVKGHEQIQAILKAVRESEK; from the coding sequence ATGCGCAAGATAACATATAAAATTGAGCGGTTCGACGGAGTAAACAACTTCGTGCAGGAATATTCCTTTCCCTATCAACCCGGCAAGACCATTCTCTGGGGCCTGATCACAATTAAGGACTCGCTTGACCCTACACTGGCCTTTACAGCCGCATGCCGGTCAGCAGTATGCGGGGCCTGTGCCGTTCGTGTTAACGGTCAAGCCGTATTAGCCTGTGAAACACCGCTTGACGCCATTCTGGAACGCTTTGGCGACACGCTTACTATTGCCCCGATCCAAAACTTCAAAGTCATTCGCGATCTTGTTGTTGACTGGGAACCCCAAGCGGCACGCCTGGCTGAAGCCAAAACCTGGCTTCAACCGCGGGACGAATTCGACGCCCGCAAAGGCTGCCGTCAAACCGCTGCCGACTTTAAGAAGATCAATACACAGGCAGCTTGTATTCTTTGTGGTTCCTGCGCTTCCGAATGTTCTAAACTCAGTGCTAATGACCAAGACTTTCTCGAACCGTTTACCTACTCTAAAGTTTGGAAATTTGTCGCCGACACCCGGGACAAGTCGGCTGCTGAGCGCATACAGGCCATCCAGGACAAAGGACTGTGGAAATGTATGCATTGTGCCGAATGTATCACAAAGTGTCCCAAAGGCTTGGCTCCTGGCGAAGATATTGCCCGTTTGCGTCAACTTTCCATCAAAATGGGCTATACCGGTAATCCCGGAGCACGGCATGCACTATCGTTTGTTAAAGATATTGAAGATACAGGACGTCTCAATGAAGCCAAATTACAGGTAAGGACGATTGGCCTCATTAGCTCGATAGCCAAGTTCCCGATGGCCCTTCGCCTGCTCCGTCGCGGCAAACTCAATCCCTTCCATTTTCCCGGTAAAGTTAAAGGGCATGAGCAAATTCAGGCTATCCTCAAAGCAGTAAGGGAGAGTGAAAAATAA